The Streptomyces laurentii region GGTCAAGGTCAGGCCGGGTCAATCTGGTTGACCAGCAGGCTTGTCCTGCCGTCTCGAATATCCACTCGCCGAATTCTCTCCGAGGAATCCTCCAAGACCCCGTTGCGCGCCATGATCTCGCCGGCCCCGGCCACCCGCACAACGCCCGGATCCCGCCACGCCCTGCCTCAGCGCCCATCTCTAGTCGCTCCCCCCAGTCCCGGCGCTCTGCCGGGGTCTCTCCACTCGCTGACGGCGTTACGGATTGGTCGAGTTGGCGGAGACGAGCTAGCATCTCTCGTTCCGTGATCAAGGTATCTTCGGGGGGAACGAACCGATGCTGAAGCGAGCAATGCGGGTGGGCACCACTGTTGTGCTGGCCACCGCCGCCACACTCACCCTTGGTGGTCCGGCCGAGGCCGGCACCGGCCAAGAGATCTGCTACCAGGCCCATGTCCAGGACCGGGGTTGGCTGCCTTGGGTGTGCAATGGAGCCTGGGCAGGCACGCGAGGCGAGGGCAAGAACCTGGAAGCCCTGCGCGTCACGACGAACTACGGGGAGATCTGCCTGCGCGCACACCGGTCACGCTACGGCTGGGACTCTACAGAGCAGTGCGCCAAGCCGGGGAAGACGGTACAGATCGGCACCGAGGGCATGAACGTTCCGATCGAGGCGATCGAGTACGTCGAGCGACCCGGCGGCTCGGGCGGCTATGTGTTCTCGACCGCCCATCTCCGGGACAAGGGCGACGTTCCGCACTACCGGACCTCCACCTACCACACCGGCTGGAATTACTACGCACGCCTCGGCACCACCGGTGAAGCGCGCCCCATGGAAGCCGTCCGGTTCAACTGGTCGTAGTCGGTTTCCGTCAACGCCTTCTTTCGATTCACAGAGGTCGTTGACAGCAGTGTGTACCAGCGCCTCGGCCCTCGTCATGCAGGGCCGAGGCGCTTCCTGTTCCAGCGAATACCTGAGCGTCATGCCTGGACCGACTCGTCTGATCGGGCCTTGATCCCACCAGATCAAACGCTCAGTCACAGCGACTGCAACGGTCACCTTGTCCGGGTGGC contains the following coding sequences:
- a CDS encoding glycosyl hydrolase family 25 (identified by MetaGeneAnnotator; putative;~sequence version:1), whose protein sequence is MLKRAMRVGTTVVLATAATLTLGGPAEAGTGQEICYQAHVQDRGWLPWVCNGAWAGTRGEGKNLEALRVTTNYGEICLRAHRSRYGWDSTEQCAKPGKTVQIGTEGMNVPIEAIEYVERPGGSGGYVFSTAHLRDKGDVPHYRTSTYHTGWNYYARLGTTGEARPMEAVRFNWS